A segment of the Fibrobacter succinogenes subsp. succinogenes S85 genome:
GTTTACCCAGTCATTTCCAAAGACTTTCACAAGTTCAAATAGTTCATTTTCAAATTGCAAAAAGCGCTTGTACACAGCCTTCGGTTCACCCGTCGTACCCGACGTGTACATCACCATCTCGGCTTTGGACTTGTCGAACTTGCCGAACTTGATTTCGCGAGCTTTGTCACCATCCGAACAATGCGCATTTTCATTACCAAGCACATCCTGGATCAAAGTCGCTGGCATTTCGTTCGCGCCAGCAACACTACCAGCAAACGGTTCATCTGTCAAGAATCCATATTCAGGCTTCTTGATTTCCTTGATAAACGCTTCTTGGCGATTCGCAGTCACAAGCGCCTTGCGCCCGCTCTGGAGCATCGCTAGCAAAGAAACCGTAAAGTAATACGAATCTTCGCAATGCAAAATCCACGGCACATTTTCACGAGCTTCCAGGTAATAACGCACCTTGGAAACATCGCTTACAAAATCGCCCCAAGTCTTACCTTCGGCGACAAACGCACCATCCGGGCGAGAATCACGTTCCAAATCACAGACAGGAACATACGACTGCATTTTACTCTGCACCATTTTTCGAACCAAATATTCCACAATGAAAAATAAACCAATTAAAATGTAAGAAATAAGTCCATTGTACAACGACCAAATCTTATCGGAACCCACGAAAACGGTAAGCGCAGAAACCGATCCATTCACGACAAAAAAGAGGCACCATGCAAAAGTCACCTTATTGCAATAACGCTCCACCGCCTTAAACGAAGGCGATGTATTCAACGACTTGTTCCCCAGGCACGCCATTCGGAACGCAAAGCTCGGCGGTCGCCATAGCGTAAATCCGAAAAACGCAAGCAAGCTCAAGTTCACGAGCACCGGATAAAACTTGACAAATAAAATGTTATTTGCAAAGAATGCGACAAGTGCGCACACCAAAATCAGCGCAACGATAGCCCCCGTACGCCCACGATCCGCCTTTGACTTGCTACGCGTAAAATTCAAGAAGTGGTAAAAGCCAAGCGCCAAAAGCATCAAGCTCATGCGCCGTGGCGAAAGTCCCCAGTACCTAATTCCGCAATAGACAAGGACCGGATACAAAACAGAAATCGCGGTAAAGAAAATCTTTCCCGCAACCTGTTTCATTACTTAGATTCCGAATTTTGAACAAGATTATAGATACCATCGACCACGTTCTCAAGAGTACGCATTTTTTTGAATGCTTCCGGGTCGATGTTTCTCGGCAAAAAAGACTTGAGCTTCACAATCAAGTCCACAGCATCAATGCTATCCAATTCCAAGTCTTCGTAAAGGCGAGCCTCTGGAACGATTCGATTTTCTTCCAAATCAAAATCTTCAATAAGGGCAGCTTTAATCTTTTCGAAAATGACCTGTTTGTCCATGGATTAGCCCTTAGAATTTGCAGAAATGTAGGCAGCAAGCGCATTCACCGAAGCAAAATGCTGTTTGGTTTCTTCCTTAACCGTCGAGAAAGATACACCAAAATTTTCCTTGATGGCAATGCCCAATTCCAAAGCGTCGATTGAATCCAGACCAAGCCCTTCGCCGGCAGCATTCTTACCAAAAATCGGAGCAGAATCCACAATATCGGCTGGGGTAATATCTTCCAGTTCCAAGGACTCAATCATGACTTCTTTAATACGGGTATTCAAATCGGACATATATTTTAGCGACCTCAATCAAGGTTTACATTTTCTTGGATAGGCAATATAGAAAAATAATTTTATATTAAGGGAACCTTATTTTTAGAGACACCATGTTCGATTTTTATAAAAACGATTCCATCGACGCTGTAAACGCCAAGTTTGAAGCTCAAAAAATTGCATTTGCCCCCCTCAGTTTCCAAGCGGCCCGCGCCCTCAGAGACATGGGCATTTTAGAAGAAATCAGCAAATCGCGCAAAAAAGGCATTACCATTTCGGAAATTGCTCAGAAGCTAGACATTTCGCTTTACGGAGTAGGCGTTCTTGTAGAAATGGGACTTGGCATGGGAGCCATCAAGCTCCACAAGGATTCTAGCGAAGATGACCTGCGCCTCACGCTCGGAAAAATTGGATTTTTCCTCTTAAACGACGAAATGACGCAAGTGAACATGGACTTTTCGCAGGACATCTGCTACCGCGGTGCCGAAAATCTCGAGCAGTCCATCCGCGAAGGGAAGCCATCAGGACTCCCCCACCTCGGTCCGTGGAAAACCGTCTACGAAGGGCTCTCCCAGCTGACCGACCAACAGAAAAAGAGCTGGTTCGGATTTGACCATTTTTACTCCGACTTGGCATTCCCCGAAGCACTCCCGATTGTATTCGAAAAGCTTACAGAACTGAAGCAGCCAAGACTTTTTGACATTGGCGGAAACACTGCAAAATGGGCCATTGCCTGCTGCAAATACAACGCAGACATACAAGTTTCCATCATCGACCTTCCGGGGCAAACCGCAGTCGCCGAAAAGAATGCCGCACAAGCAGGCTTTAAAGACCGCATTGACACCATAGCCTGCAACGTTCTCGACGACACGACCGAATTCCCGCAAGGCGCAAACGCTGTCTGGATGAGCCAATTCCTGGATTGCTTCTCGCTCAAGCAAATCACAAAAATCTTGACAAAGATCCACAAGGCAGCCACTCCAGAAACAGACGTCTACGTTCTCGAACCGCTTTGGGACAAGCAGCGTTTTGAAGCCGCCGCATACTCGCTCCAGGCCACGTCGCTTTACTTTACCTGCATCGCAAACGGCAACAGCAAAATGTACCGCTACGAAGAGCTTAAAAAAGCCATCGAAATTGCAGGTTTCGAGCTCAAGGAAGCGCACCACGGCGTAGGCCCGAACGCCTATTCCCTCCTCCGCTTCCGCAAAAAATAAGCCCGGCGTAAATCATGCAAAAAGTTTTCATCGAAAAAATGGCAAGCTTTGTGCCGACAGAAGCGCACCCCAAGCCAGATGTTTCGTTCGTACCTATGCTGACGCGCCGTCGCCTCAGCTACATTTCGCGCATGGTGGTTCTCGTGAGCGATCAAGTTTCTCGCGACAACGACGGCAACAAACTCACGCCCTGCAAGGTGACATTCGCATCGCAGTTCGGAGAAATCAGCCAGCAACTGAAAATTTCGCAGACGCTTCTCGACACAGGCATGGTCTCGCCCGCGCATTTTAGCCTTTCGGTTTTTAACGCCTCCATTGCAAATGCGTCAATTCTCGAAACGAACACCGCAGGCTACTCCGCCGTATTCTCCGGGAAGGACGCTTTTACCACAGGCCTCACGGATTGCATAGCCGCCCTTGAAAGTGAAAGCACAGACACGCGTACATTCATTTTCGCAGACGAACTCATCCCCGAGACCTACGCTCCCGTTGCAGGCGTCCCCTACCCGAACGCCGTCTGTGCCATCGCACTCCGCCTCACGACCGACGAATCCAAGGCCGATCCGACATTTAAAAACGTTGATATCGCAAGCCAACTGGCACAGCTCAAGATGTTGCGCAACAACTTCGATACCGCCGCAGAACAAGCCATCGCTTTCCTCTGCGCCATTGACATGCAAAAGACTTAATAATGGCAAAAATCCGCTACATACGCCGTATTTTAGCAAAACTTTTCTGCTTTGCTTTTTTCGGCATTTGTAGCCTAATTCTCGCAATACTTCTTTTCCCCATCATCCATATTATCACGGGTTTTAACGAAAGAAGATTCAAGATTTTTGTCCGCAAGTTCAACCACCAGTATTTTAAAATTTTCGTCAAAATAGCTGAACTTTTAGGAGCAATTCGACTCACCGTCGAAAACAGGGATTCCCTCAAGAACCTCCGTTCCAAAGTTGTCATTGCGAATCACCCCTCATTATTCGATGTTGTCATTCTTTTTTCGCTTATTCCTAATGCAAATTGCATTGTAAAAGGCGAGCTCATTCAAAATAAATTTATTTCGCTTATCATCAGGAATTTGTACATTCCAAACAACATCCCTTTTGAAGAGCAACTTGAAATGGCGAAAGCCTCCATGGACGAAGGGAATAACCTTATCATTTTCCCTGAAGGGACCCGTAGCAAGCCTGGCGAGCCATGGGAATTCAAGAAAGGAGCAGCCCGTTTTGCACTTTATGCACAAAGTGATGTTGTTCCTATTTTCTTTGGTGGAAATGAAAAAATCGGGCTCCGTAAGCATGACAAGTTGTTACAATTTCACCCGACAGAACGTTATATATACAACTTGAAAATACTCAAGCCCATTCCGGTAAAAGAATACGAGAGCATGCCACTCACTAAAAGTGCAACCAAGCTCACACACAAAATGAAGGAAATTCTTGAAAAAGAATTGCCAAATTAACTCTTTTTTATCACCAAAATAAGCAAATCAGCGTGATTTTCATCCCTTTTATCACCCAAATATCCATTTGGACATAAAAAGGCTTTTCTTTTTACCTTATAATTACTAGATTAATCCTTAAAAGGAGATTCAATATGAATTTTTTCAAAAAGTTTCTTGCAACAACGCTTGCACTTGCAGCTTCAATTTACGCTGCCGAACGCGTCTATTTGGCTCCGTTCAGCATGGTCGGCTTAAATGAAGACTTTGGCATTGCCGCCGAAAAGCTCATGAACGCTTATATTGATGATAACGGACGCTTTATTTTGGTCAACTACGCCGAAGACGATTCCGTGAAAACCGGCGACCGCGAATCCGCAAACAATATCGCCATTAAAAAGAACTGCACCAAGTTCATCATGGCTGAATTTACCCGCCTAGGCGAAAACGTCATTACCGCATTCAAGCTCTATGACATCAACAACGAAGCCCCGGTCTGGAGCGACCGCCTCAAGGCAAAGAATCCCGACGACTTTGATCCGATTATCCAGCGTGTCGCACGTAACATCGGAACCAGGCACAAGGCCACCAACGATGACGATATCTATACCGTCACCGAACAGGAAACCAAGAATCCGAGAAAGAAGGGCGTGACCTCTTACTGGGGGGCAAAAATCGTGGGCGCACTCCCGCTCAACCCGTCCGAAGCAAAGATGGACGCAGGCCTTGGCGCATTCGTCTTGTATGACGCAAGAGACCTCCTCTTCGGTTTTGACTGGACCATCACCAACCTCGGCGAAAGCTACGACAAGACCAGACTTATCGACTTGACCCTTTCTGCCTACTATCCGTTCACGACCTCCAACATTACTCCGTATGCCGGTGGCGGCCTCTCCTACAGCTGGCGTGACACGCACATTGATACCGACCGTTTCTACAATTCTAACGAAGCAAATGGCCTTTCTTTGCAAATCGGTGGTGGTGTGTTGTTCAATCGTGCAAGCCGCGTGATGTTCAT
Coding sequences within it:
- a CDS encoding beta-ketoacyl synthase chain length factor; translation: MQKVFIEKMASFVPTEAHPKPDVSFVPMLTRRRLSYISRMVVLVSDQVSRDNDGNKLTPCKVTFASQFGEISQQLKISQTLLDTGMVSPAHFSLSVFNASIANASILETNTAGYSAVFSGKDAFTTGLTDCIAALESESTDTRTFIFADELIPETYAPVAGVPYPNAVCAIALRLTTDESKADPTFKNVDIASQLAQLKMLRNNFDTAAEQAIAFLCAIDMQKT
- a CDS encoding phosphopantetheine-binding protein, with amino-acid sequence MSDLNTRIKEVMIESLELEDITPADIVDSAPIFGKNAAGEGLGLDSIDALELGIAIKENFGVSFSTVKEETKQHFASVNALAAYISANSKG
- a CDS encoding lysophospholipid acyltransferase family protein; protein product: MAKIRYIRRILAKLFCFAFFGICSLILAILLFPIIHIITGFNERRFKIFVRKFNHQYFKIFVKIAELLGAIRLTVENRDSLKNLRSKVVIANHPSLFDVVILFSLIPNANCIVKGELIQNKFISLIIRNLYIPNNIPFEEQLEMAKASMDEGNNLIIFPEGTRSKPGEPWEFKKGAARFALYAQSDVVPIFFGGNEKIGLRKHDKLLQFHPTERYIYNLKILKPIPVKEYESMPLTKSATKLTHKMKEILEKELPN
- a CDS encoding methyltransferase, which gives rise to MFDFYKNDSIDAVNAKFEAQKIAFAPLSFQAARALRDMGILEEISKSRKKGITISEIAQKLDISLYGVGVLVEMGLGMGAIKLHKDSSEDDLRLTLGKIGFFLLNDEMTQVNMDFSQDICYRGAENLEQSIREGKPSGLPHLGPWKTVYEGLSQLTDQQKKSWFGFDHFYSDLAFPEALPIVFEKLTELKQPRLFDIGGNTAKWAIACCKYNADIQVSIIDLPGQTAVAEKNAAQAGFKDRIDTIACNVLDDTTEFPQGANAVWMSQFLDCFSLKQITKILTKIHKAATPETDVYVLEPLWDKQRFEAAAYSLQATSLYFTCIANGNSKMYRYEELKKAIEIAGFELKEAHHGVGPNAYSLLRFRKK
- a CDS encoding outer membrane protein, translated to MNFFKKFLATTLALAASIYAAERVYLAPFSMVGLNEDFGIAAEKLMNAYIDDNGRFILVNYAEDDSVKTGDRESANNIAIKKNCTKFIMAEFTRLGENVITAFKLYDINNEAPVWSDRLKAKNPDDFDPIIQRVARNIGTRHKATNDDDIYTVTEQETKNPRKKGVTSYWGAKIVGALPLNPSEAKMDAGLGAFVLYDARDLLFGFDWTITNLGESYDKTRLIDLTLSAYYPFTTSNITPYAGGGLSYSWRDTHIDTDRFYNSNEANGLSLQIGGGVLFNRASRVMFIAQATYFIDFFETSFYREQYDTVGRITNIIESKHYMNGFKFGLGLAIGF
- a CDS encoding acyl carrier protein, with the translated sequence MDKQVIFEKIKAALIEDFDLEENRIVPEARLYEDLELDSIDAVDLIVKLKSFLPRNIDPEAFKKMRTLENVVDGIYNLVQNSESK